A genomic region of Cannabis sativa cultivar Pink pepper isolate KNU-18-1 chromosome 1, ASM2916894v1, whole genome shotgun sequence contains the following coding sequences:
- the LOC115704658 gene encoding ARF guanine-nucleotide exchange factor GNOM isoform X4, producing MGQLKLKTGIKAMEEPLPECDRYSSKATLSCVINSEIGAVLAVMRRNVRWGVHYMSNEDQLEHSLIQSLKALRKQIFTWQHRWHTINPSVYLQPFLDVIRSDETGAPITGVALSSVYKILTLDVIDRNTVNVEDAMHLLVDAVTSCRFEVTDPASEEVVLMKILQVLLACMKSKASVMLSNQHVCTIVNACFRIVHQAGTKGELLQRIARHTMDELVRCIFSHLPDVDNSEMSPSSGLNSEPAFGSRQYENGAVGLDDETIETGSGKDSSSHDLILMTKPYGVLCMMEIFHFLCSLLNVVENMGMDPRSSTIAIDEDVPLFALSLINSAIQLGGPSIRHHPTLLCFIQDELFHNLMQFGLSTSPLILSMVCSIVLNLYHHLRTELKFQLEAFFSCVILRLAQSRYGASYQQQEVAMEALVDFCRQETFMVEMYANLDCDIPCSNVFEDLADLLSKSAFPVNSPLSSMHILALDGLIAVIQGMGERAANASVGSECTPFNLKEYTPYWMEKCDNYSDPSHWVPFVRRRKYIKKRLMIGADNFNRDPKKGLEFLQGAHLLPDKLDPQSVACFFRYTTGLDKNLIGDFLGNHDEFSIQVLHEFAWTFDFQDMNLDTALRLFLETFRLPGESQKIQRVLEAFSERYYEQSPHVLANKDAALLLSYSLILLNTDQHNVQVKKKMTEEDFIRNNRKINGGNDLPREFLSELYHSILKNEIRTTPEQGASFPEMTPSRWIDLILKSQKTAPFILSDCGAYLDHDMFAIVSGPTIAALSVVFDNAEDEEVYQTCIDGFLAVAKISACHHLEDVLDDLVVSLCKFTTLLNPSSFEEPMLEFGDDTKARMATATVFTIANSYGDYIRTGWRNILDCILKLHNLGLLPARVASDASDELELSADRGHNKPITNSLSSGHMPPVNLPKRPSGLMGRFSQFLSLDTEEPKSQPTEEQLAAHQRTLQTIQKFHIDSIFSESKFLQAESLLQLAQALILAAGRLQKGSSSPEDEDGAVFCLELLIAITLTNRDRIVLLWQGVYDHISNIVQSTVMPCALVEKAVFGLFRICQRLLPYKENLADELLRSLQLVLKLDARVADAYCEQITQEVGRLVKANASHIRSQLGWRTITSLLSITARHPEASESGFDALLYVMSDGAHLLPANYVLFVDAARQFAESRVGQAERSVCALDLMADSVDCLSRWASEAKKAMGEEEAVRMSQDIGEMWLRLVQGFRKVCLDQREVVRNHALLSLQKCLTVVDSLHLSHGLWLQCFDLVIFSMLDDLHEIAQGQAQKDYRNMEGTLILAMKLLPKVFLRLLPDLSQLTTFVKLWLGVLNRMEKYMRVKIRGKKSEKLHELVPELLKNTLIVMKTRGVLVPRSATGGESLWEMTWSQVNNIAPSLQSEVFPDQSLEQSCHGEAAADLVSDESDKVPSTQMSSFEGAAGGG from the exons ATGGGGCAGCTAAAGCTGAAAACAGGAATCAAGGCAATGGAAGAACCTCTTCCTGAATGTGATCGGTATTCTAGTAAGGCTACTTTATCATGcgtgattaattcagaaataggAGCTGTGTTAGCAGTAATGAGGAGAAATGTAAGGTGGGGCGTGCATTATATGTCCAATGAAGATCAGTTGGAGCACTCCCTAATTCAGTCTTTGAAAGCATTACGCAAGCAGATTTTTACATGGCAGCATCGCTGGCATACCATCAACCCTTCTGTGTACCTTCAACCATTTCTAGACGTGATTCGATCGGATGAAACTGGTGCTCCAATCACTGGTGTTGCTTTGTCTTCTGTTTACAAGATCTTAACACTCGATGTCATTGATCGAAACACTGTAAATGTTGAAGATGCAATGCACTTGTTAGTTGATGCTGTCACTAGCTGTCGATTTGAGGTGACTGATCCTGCATCGGAAGAGGTTGTTCTAATGAAgatattacaagttcttttggCTTGTATGAAGAGCAAAGCATCTGTCATGTTGAGTAATCAGCATGTTTGCACTATAGTGAATGCTTGTTTCCGTATAGTCCACCAAGCAGGAACTAAAGGTGAGTTATTACAGCGTATAGCTCGGCACACCATGGATGAACTTGTTAGGTGTATCTTTTCGCACCTTCCTGATGTTGACAACTCAGAAATGTCTCCA AGTTCTGGGTTGAACAGTGAGCCTGCATTTGGGAGTAGGCAATATGAGAATG GAGCAGTAGGACTGGATGATGAGACAATTGAGACTGGATCTGGAAAGGATAGCTCATCACATGACTTAATTCTGATGACAAAGCCATATGGAGTACTCTGCATGATGGAAATATTTCATTTCTTGTGCTCTTTGCTAAATGTTGTTGAGAATATGGGAATGGATCCCAGATCAAGTACTATAGCTATTGACGAAGATGTGCCCCTATTTGCCTTGAGTTTGATAAATTCTGCTATACAGTTGGGTGGTCCTTCCATTCGCCATCACCCTACATTACTGTGTTTCATTCAGGATGAACTGTTTCATAATCTGATGCAGTTTGGCCTGTCAACAAGTCCACTTATTCTTTCAATGGTATGCAGCATTGTTCTTAATCTGTATCATCATCTGCGTACTGAGCTCAAATTCCAGCTGGAGGCTTTCTTTTCTTGTGTGATTTTGAGGCTTGCACAAAGCAGATATGGAGCATCCTACCAGCAGCAGGAGGTTGCAATGGAGGCTCTTGTTGACTTCTGTCGGCAAGAAACATTTATGGTGGAAATGTATGCTAACTTAGATTGTGACATACCTTGCAGTAATGTCTTTGAAGATCTCGCTGATCTTTTGTCTAAGAGTGCTTTCCCTGTCAACAGCCCCCTGTCATCAATGCACATTCTAGCTTTGGATGGTCTTATTGCTGTTATTCAGGGTATGGGTGAGAGGGCTGCCAATGCATCAGTTGGTTCAGAGTGCACTCCATTTAATCTTAAAGAGTACACTCCATATTGGATGGAAAAGTGTGATAATTATAGTGACCCTAGTCACTGGGTTCCATTTGTTCGACGGAGAAAATACATCAAAAAAAGGTTGATGATTGGAGCTGATAACTTCAATCGTGATCCCAAGAAAGGGCTAGAATTCCTCCAAGGAGCACATCTTTTGCCTGACAAACTTGATCCTCAAAGTGTGGCATGCTTTTTCAGGTATACAACTGGGTTGGATAAGAATCTAATTGGGGATTTTCTGGGGAATCATGATGAGTTTAGTATTCAGGTTCTTCATGAATTTGCTTGGACTTTTGATTTCCAAGATATGAATTTGGATACTGCATTGCGACTGTTTTTAGAAACATTCAGACTGCCTGGAGAGTCACAAAAGATACAAAGAGTCTTGGAGGCATTCTCAGAGAGATATTATGAGCAATCACCACATGTTCTTGCTAATAAGGATGCTGCTCTCTTGTTATCATATTCATTGATACTGCTTAATACAGACCAACACAATGTACAAGTGAAGAAAAAAATGACAGAGGAGgattttattagaaataatcGAAAAATTAATGGTGGCAATGATCTACCTCGAGAATTTCTATCAGAGCTGTATCACTCAATATTGAAGAATGAGATTCGCACAACCCCAGAACAAGGTGCTAGTTTTCCTGAAATGACCCCAAGTCGGTGGATTGACTTAATCCTCAAATCACAGAAAACTGCTCCTTTCATATTATCAGATTGTGGAGCCTACCTTGACCACGATATGTTTGCAATAGTGTCAGGGCCAACTATAGCTGCTCTTTCTGTAGTTTTTGATAATGCAGAAGATGAAGAGGTTTACCAAACATGTATTGATGGATTCCTAGCTGTTGCGAAAATTTCAGCATGCCATCATCTCGAAGATGTACTTGATGATCTTGTTGTGTCTCTCTGTAAGTTCACGACGCTGCTGAACCCATCATCGTTTGAGGAACCTATGTTGGAGTTTGGTGATGACACAAAAGCTAGAATGGCAACTGCGACAGTTTTCACCATTGCCAACAGTTATGGTGATTACATTCGCACAGGTTGGAGAAATATCCTGGATTGCATTTTAAAGCTGCACAATCTTGGTCTTCTCCCAGCCCGTGTGGCCAGTGATGCAAGTGATGAGTTGGAGCTTTCTGCTGACCGCGGACATAATAAACCTATCACAAATTCTTTATCTTCTGGTCATATGCCTCCTGTGAATCTTCCTAAGAGACCGTCTGGATTGATGGGCCGATTTAGTCAATTCTTGTCCCTTGACACAGAAGAGCCAAAGTCACAACCTACTGAGGAACAACTAGCAGCCCATCAGCGTACGCTTCAGACAATTCAAAAGTTCCATATTGACAGCATCTTTAGTGAGAGTAAGTTTCTGCAAGCTGAATCTTTATTGCAGCTTGCACAAGCACTCATCTTGGCTGCAGGAAGACTTCAGAAAGGGAGCAGCTCGCCTGAGGATGAAGACGGTGCAGTTTTCTGTCTGGAGTTGCTGATTGCAATAACTCTGACTAATAGGGACAGGATTGTGCTTCTTTGGCAGGGTGTCTATGATCACATCTCAAACATTGTTCAGTCAACAGTCATGCCATGTGCTCTTGTGGAAAAGGCTGTCTTTGGTCTCTTCCGTATTTGTCAGCGGTTGCTTCCATACAAAGAGAATCTCGCAGATGAACTTTTGAGGTCATTGCAACTTGTGTTAAAACTTGATGCCCGGGTTGCCGATGCATACTGTGAACAGATTACACAAGAAGTGGGTCGTCTTGTAAAAGCAAATGCTTCTCACATCAGATCCCAGTTAGGGTGGCGTACTATTACATCCCTACTTTCTATCACTGCTCGACATCCTGAAGCTTCAGAGTCTGGGTTTGACGCTTTACTATATGTTATGTCTGATGGTGCCCACTTGTTACCAGccaattatgttttgtttgtGGATGCAGCAAGGCAGTTTGCTGAGTCTCGTGTTGGACAGGCAGAGCGTTCTGTATGTGCACTCGATCTTATGGCAGATTCTGTCGATTGCTTATCACGGTGGGCCTCTGAGGCTAAGAAAGCTATGGGAGAAGAGGAAGCTGTCAGGATGTCTCAAGATATTGGTGAAATGTGGTTGCGACTTGTGCAGGGATTTAGAAAAGTTTGTTTGGATCAGAGAGAAGTGGTTAGAAATCATGCTTTGTTGTCATTACAGAAGTGCCTGACAGTAGTGGACAGTTTACATCTTTCTCATGGTCTTTGGTTACAGTGTTTTGATCTGGTTATATTTTCAATGCTTGATGACTTGCATGAAATTGCCCAAGGTCAAGCTCAAAAGGATTATCGCAACATGGAAGGAACTCTTATACTTGCCATGAAACTCTTGCCGAAGGTATTTCTTCGGTTGCTTCCCGATCTATCTCAACTTACAACCTTCGTCAAATTATGGCTTGGTGTTCTCAACCGCATGGAAAAATATATGAGGGTCAAAATTAGAGGTAAGAAAAGTGAAAAGCTTCATGAGCTAGTACCTGAGCTGCTTAAGAATACCTTAATTGTTATGAAGACCAGGGGAGTACTTGTGCCTAGAAGTGCTACAGGTGGAGAAAGTTTGTGGGAAATGACTTGGTCACAAGTGAATAACATTGCTCCTTCCTTGCAATCTGAAGTCTTTCCTGATCAAAGTTTAGAGCAGTCATGCCATGGTGAAGCAGCAGCAGATCTAGTATCTGATGAATCAGACAAAGTACCGTCAACCCAAATGTCATCTTTTGAAGGTGCTGCTGGTGGAGGTTAG
- the LOC115704658 gene encoding ARF guanine-nucleotide exchange factor GNOM isoform X3 — MGQLKLKTGIKAMEEPLPECDRYSSKATLSCVINSEIGAVLAVMRRNVRWGVHYMSNEDQLEHSLIQSLKALRKQIFTWQHRWHTINPSVYLQPFLDVIRSDETGAPITGVALSSVYKILTLDVIDRNTVNVEDAMHLLVDAVTSCRFEVTDPASEEVVLMKILQVLLACMKSKASVMLSNQHVCTIVNACFRIVHQAGTKGELLQRIARHTMDELVRCIFSHLPDVDNSEMSPVSGVNTLTRSSGLNSEPAFGSRQYENGAVGLDDETIETGSGKDSSSHDLILMTKPYGVLCMMEIFHFLCSLLNVVENMGMDPRSSTIAIDEDVPLFALSLINSAIQLGGPSIRHHPTLLCFIQDELFHNLMQFGLSTSPLILSMVCSIVLNLYHHLRTELKFQLEAFFSCVILRLAQSRYGASYQQQEVAMEALVDFCRQETFMVEMYANLDCDIPCSNVFEDLADLLSKSAFPVNSPLSSMHILALDGLIAVIQGMGERAANASVGSECTPFNLKEYTPYWMEKCDNYSDPSHWVPFVRRRKYIKKRLMIGADNFNRDPKKGLEFLQGAHLLPDKLDPQSVACFFRYTTGLDKNLIGDFLGNHDEFSIQVLHEFAWTFDFQDMNLDTALRLFLETFRLPGESQKIQRVLEAFSERYYEQSPHVLANKDAALLLSYSLILLNTDQHNVQVKKKMTEEDFIRNNRKINGGNDLPREFLSELYHSILKNEIRTTPEQGASFPEMTPSRWIDLILKSQKTAPFILSDCGAYLDHDMFAIVSGPTIAALSVVFDNAEDEEVYQTCIDGFLAVAKISACHHLEDVLDDLVVSLCKFTTLLNPSSFEEPMLEFGDDTKARMATATVFTIANSYGDYIRTGWRNILDCILKLHNLGLLPARVASDASDELELSADRGHNKPITNSLSSGHMPPVNLPKRPSGLMGRFSQFLSLDTEEPKSQPTEEQLAAHQRTLQTIQKFHIDSIFSESKFLQAESLLQLAQALILAAGRLQKGSSSPEDEDGAVFCLELLIAITLTNRDRIVLLWQGVYDHISNIVQSTVMPCALVEKAVFGLFRICQRLLPYKENLADELLRSLQLVLKLDARVADAYCEQITQEVGRLVKANASHIRSQLGWRTITSLLSITARHPEASESGFDALLYVMSDGAHLLPANYVLFVDAARQFAESRVGQAERSVCALDLMADSVDCLSRWASEAKKAMGEEEAVRMSQDIGEMWLRLVQGFRKVCLDQREVVRNHALLSLQKCLTVVDSLHLSHGLWLQCFDLVIFSMLDDLHEIAQGQAQKDYRNMEGTLILAMKLLPKVFLRLLPDLSQLTTFVKLWLGVLNRMEKYMRVKIRGKKSEKLHELVPELLKNTLIVMKTRGVLVPRSATGGESLWEMTWSQVNNIAPSLQSEVFPDQSLEQSCHGEAAADLVSDESDKVPSTQMSSFEGAAGGG; from the exons ATGGGGCAGCTAAAGCTGAAAACAGGAATCAAGGCAATGGAAGAACCTCTTCCTGAATGTGATCGGTATTCTAGTAAGGCTACTTTATCATGcgtgattaattcagaaataggAGCTGTGTTAGCAGTAATGAGGAGAAATGTAAGGTGGGGCGTGCATTATATGTCCAATGAAGATCAGTTGGAGCACTCCCTAATTCAGTCTTTGAAAGCATTACGCAAGCAGATTTTTACATGGCAGCATCGCTGGCATACCATCAACCCTTCTGTGTACCTTCAACCATTTCTAGACGTGATTCGATCGGATGAAACTGGTGCTCCAATCACTGGTGTTGCTTTGTCTTCTGTTTACAAGATCTTAACACTCGATGTCATTGATCGAAACACTGTAAATGTTGAAGATGCAATGCACTTGTTAGTTGATGCTGTCACTAGCTGTCGATTTGAGGTGACTGATCCTGCATCGGAAGAGGTTGTTCTAATGAAgatattacaagttcttttggCTTGTATGAAGAGCAAAGCATCTGTCATGTTGAGTAATCAGCATGTTTGCACTATAGTGAATGCTTGTTTCCGTATAGTCCACCAAGCAGGAACTAAAGGTGAGTTATTACAGCGTATAGCTCGGCACACCATGGATGAACTTGTTAGGTGTATCTTTTCGCACCTTCCTGATGTTGACAACTCAGAAATGTCTCCAGTAAGTGGAGTCAATACTCTCACCAGG AGTTCTGGGTTGAACAGTGAGCCTGCATTTGGGAGTAGGCAATATGAGAATG GAGCAGTAGGACTGGATGATGAGACAATTGAGACTGGATCTGGAAAGGATAGCTCATCACATGACTTAATTCTGATGACAAAGCCATATGGAGTACTCTGCATGATGGAAATATTTCATTTCTTGTGCTCTTTGCTAAATGTTGTTGAGAATATGGGAATGGATCCCAGATCAAGTACTATAGCTATTGACGAAGATGTGCCCCTATTTGCCTTGAGTTTGATAAATTCTGCTATACAGTTGGGTGGTCCTTCCATTCGCCATCACCCTACATTACTGTGTTTCATTCAGGATGAACTGTTTCATAATCTGATGCAGTTTGGCCTGTCAACAAGTCCACTTATTCTTTCAATGGTATGCAGCATTGTTCTTAATCTGTATCATCATCTGCGTACTGAGCTCAAATTCCAGCTGGAGGCTTTCTTTTCTTGTGTGATTTTGAGGCTTGCACAAAGCAGATATGGAGCATCCTACCAGCAGCAGGAGGTTGCAATGGAGGCTCTTGTTGACTTCTGTCGGCAAGAAACATTTATGGTGGAAATGTATGCTAACTTAGATTGTGACATACCTTGCAGTAATGTCTTTGAAGATCTCGCTGATCTTTTGTCTAAGAGTGCTTTCCCTGTCAACAGCCCCCTGTCATCAATGCACATTCTAGCTTTGGATGGTCTTATTGCTGTTATTCAGGGTATGGGTGAGAGGGCTGCCAATGCATCAGTTGGTTCAGAGTGCACTCCATTTAATCTTAAAGAGTACACTCCATATTGGATGGAAAAGTGTGATAATTATAGTGACCCTAGTCACTGGGTTCCATTTGTTCGACGGAGAAAATACATCAAAAAAAGGTTGATGATTGGAGCTGATAACTTCAATCGTGATCCCAAGAAAGGGCTAGAATTCCTCCAAGGAGCACATCTTTTGCCTGACAAACTTGATCCTCAAAGTGTGGCATGCTTTTTCAGGTATACAACTGGGTTGGATAAGAATCTAATTGGGGATTTTCTGGGGAATCATGATGAGTTTAGTATTCAGGTTCTTCATGAATTTGCTTGGACTTTTGATTTCCAAGATATGAATTTGGATACTGCATTGCGACTGTTTTTAGAAACATTCAGACTGCCTGGAGAGTCACAAAAGATACAAAGAGTCTTGGAGGCATTCTCAGAGAGATATTATGAGCAATCACCACATGTTCTTGCTAATAAGGATGCTGCTCTCTTGTTATCATATTCATTGATACTGCTTAATACAGACCAACACAATGTACAAGTGAAGAAAAAAATGACAGAGGAGgattttattagaaataatcGAAAAATTAATGGTGGCAATGATCTACCTCGAGAATTTCTATCAGAGCTGTATCACTCAATATTGAAGAATGAGATTCGCACAACCCCAGAACAAGGTGCTAGTTTTCCTGAAATGACCCCAAGTCGGTGGATTGACTTAATCCTCAAATCACAGAAAACTGCTCCTTTCATATTATCAGATTGTGGAGCCTACCTTGACCACGATATGTTTGCAATAGTGTCAGGGCCAACTATAGCTGCTCTTTCTGTAGTTTTTGATAATGCAGAAGATGAAGAGGTTTACCAAACATGTATTGATGGATTCCTAGCTGTTGCGAAAATTTCAGCATGCCATCATCTCGAAGATGTACTTGATGATCTTGTTGTGTCTCTCTGTAAGTTCACGACGCTGCTGAACCCATCATCGTTTGAGGAACCTATGTTGGAGTTTGGTGATGACACAAAAGCTAGAATGGCAACTGCGACAGTTTTCACCATTGCCAACAGTTATGGTGATTACATTCGCACAGGTTGGAGAAATATCCTGGATTGCATTTTAAAGCTGCACAATCTTGGTCTTCTCCCAGCCCGTGTGGCCAGTGATGCAAGTGATGAGTTGGAGCTTTCTGCTGACCGCGGACATAATAAACCTATCACAAATTCTTTATCTTCTGGTCATATGCCTCCTGTGAATCTTCCTAAGAGACCGTCTGGATTGATGGGCCGATTTAGTCAATTCTTGTCCCTTGACACAGAAGAGCCAAAGTCACAACCTACTGAGGAACAACTAGCAGCCCATCAGCGTACGCTTCAGACAATTCAAAAGTTCCATATTGACAGCATCTTTAGTGAGAGTAAGTTTCTGCAAGCTGAATCTTTATTGCAGCTTGCACAAGCACTCATCTTGGCTGCAGGAAGACTTCAGAAAGGGAGCAGCTCGCCTGAGGATGAAGACGGTGCAGTTTTCTGTCTGGAGTTGCTGATTGCAATAACTCTGACTAATAGGGACAGGATTGTGCTTCTTTGGCAGGGTGTCTATGATCACATCTCAAACATTGTTCAGTCAACAGTCATGCCATGTGCTCTTGTGGAAAAGGCTGTCTTTGGTCTCTTCCGTATTTGTCAGCGGTTGCTTCCATACAAAGAGAATCTCGCAGATGAACTTTTGAGGTCATTGCAACTTGTGTTAAAACTTGATGCCCGGGTTGCCGATGCATACTGTGAACAGATTACACAAGAAGTGGGTCGTCTTGTAAAAGCAAATGCTTCTCACATCAGATCCCAGTTAGGGTGGCGTACTATTACATCCCTACTTTCTATCACTGCTCGACATCCTGAAGCTTCAGAGTCTGGGTTTGACGCTTTACTATATGTTATGTCTGATGGTGCCCACTTGTTACCAGccaattatgttttgtttgtGGATGCAGCAAGGCAGTTTGCTGAGTCTCGTGTTGGACAGGCAGAGCGTTCTGTATGTGCACTCGATCTTATGGCAGATTCTGTCGATTGCTTATCACGGTGGGCCTCTGAGGCTAAGAAAGCTATGGGAGAAGAGGAAGCTGTCAGGATGTCTCAAGATATTGGTGAAATGTGGTTGCGACTTGTGCAGGGATTTAGAAAAGTTTGTTTGGATCAGAGAGAAGTGGTTAGAAATCATGCTTTGTTGTCATTACAGAAGTGCCTGACAGTAGTGGACAGTTTACATCTTTCTCATGGTCTTTGGTTACAGTGTTTTGATCTGGTTATATTTTCAATGCTTGATGACTTGCATGAAATTGCCCAAGGTCAAGCTCAAAAGGATTATCGCAACATGGAAGGAACTCTTATACTTGCCATGAAACTCTTGCCGAAGGTATTTCTTCGGTTGCTTCCCGATCTATCTCAACTTACAACCTTCGTCAAATTATGGCTTGGTGTTCTCAACCGCATGGAAAAATATATGAGGGTCAAAATTAGAGGTAAGAAAAGTGAAAAGCTTCATGAGCTAGTACCTGAGCTGCTTAAGAATACCTTAATTGTTATGAAGACCAGGGGAGTACTTGTGCCTAGAAGTGCTACAGGTGGAGAAAGTTTGTGGGAAATGACTTGGTCACAAGTGAATAACATTGCTCCTTCCTTGCAATCTGAAGTCTTTCCTGATCAAAGTTTAGAGCAGTCATGCCATGGTGAAGCAGCAGCAGATCTAGTATCTGATGAATCAGACAAAGTACCGTCAACCCAAATGTCATCTTTTGAAGGTGCTGCTGGTGGAGGTTAG